tgtgtggtgtccatggattggttgggagatttatgtgtggtgttcatggattggttggtgagatttatgtgcggtgttcatggattggttgggagatttatgtgcggtgttcatggattggttggatgatttatgtgcggtgttcatggattggttgggagttttatgtgcggtgttcatggattggttggtgagatttatgtgtggtgttcatggattggttgggagatttatgtgtggtgttcatggattggttgggagatttatgtgcggtgttcatggattggttggtgagatttatgtgcggtgtccatggattggttgggagatttatgtgtggtgttcatggattggttgggagatttatgtgtggtgttcatggattggttggtgagatttatgtgcggtgtccatggattggttgggagatttatgtgtggtgttcatggattggttggatgatttatgtgtggtgttcatggattggttgggagatttatgtgtggtgtccatggattggttgggagatttatgtgcggtgttcatggattggttgggagatttatgtgcggtgttcatggattggttgggagttttatgtgcggtgttcatggattggttgggagatttatgtgcggtgttcatggattggttgggagttttatgtgcggtgttcatggattggttggatgatttatgtgtggtgttcatggattggttggtgagatttatgtgcggtgtccatggattggttgggagatttatgtgtggtgttcatggattggttgggagatttatgtgcggtgttcatggattggttggtgagatttatgtgcggtgtccatggattggttgggagatttatgtgtggtgttcatggattggttggtgagatttatgtgtggtgttcatggattggttggtgagatttatgtgcggtgttcatggattggttggatgatttatgtgtggtgttcatggattggttgggagatttatgtgcggtgttcatggattggttgggagatttatgtgcggtgttcatggattggttggatgatttatgtgcggtgttcatggattggttggtgagatttatgtgtggtgttcatggattggttgggagatttatgtgcggtgttcatggattggttgggagatttatgtgcggtgttcatggattggttggtgagatttatgtgtggtgttcatggattggttggtgagatttatgtgcggtgttcatggattggttggatgatttatgtgcggtgttcatggattggttggtgagatttatgtgcggtgttcatggattggttggatgatttatgtgcggtgttcatggattggttggtgagatttatgtgtggtgttcatggattggttggtgagatttatgtgcggtgttcatggattggttggatgatttatgtgcggtgttcatggattggttgggagatttatgtgtggtgttcatggattggttggatgatttatgtgtggtgttcatggattggttggatgatttatgtgtggtgttcatggattggttggtgagatttatgtgtggtgttcatggattggttggtgagatttatgtgtggtgttcatggattggttggtgagatttatgtgtggtgtccatggattggttggtgagatttatgtgtggtgttcatggattggttgggagatttatgtgcggtgttcatggattggttggtgagatttatgtgtggtgttcatggattggttggtgagatttatgtgtggtgttcatggattggttgggagatttatgtgcggtgttcatggattggttggtgagatttatgtgtggtgttcatggattggttggatgatttatgtgtggtgttcatggattggttggatgatttatgtgtggtgttcatggattggttgggagatttatgtgtggtgttcatggattggttgggagatttatgtgcggtgttcatggattggttggtgagatttatgtgtggtgttcatggattggttggtgagatttatgtgtggtgttcatggattggttggtgagatttatgtgtggtgttcatggattggttggtgagatttatgtgcggtgttcagggattggtgagatttatgtgtggtgttcatggattggtgagatttatgtgtggtgttcatggattggtgagatttatgtgcggtgttcatggattggttggtgagatttatgtgtggtgttcatggattggttggtgagatttatgtgtggtgttcatggattggtgagatttatgtgtggtgttcatggattggtgagatttatgtgcggtgttcatggattggttggtgagatttatgtgcggtgttcatggattggttggtgagatttatgtgtggtgttcatggattggttggtgagatttatgtgtggtgttcatggattggttgggagatttatgtgcggtgttcatggattggttgggagatttatgtgtggtgttcatggattggttgggagatttatgtgcggtgttcatggattggttggatgatttatgtgtggtgtccatggattggttggtgagatttatgtgtggtgttcatggattggttggctGAGTCCTCTCCGGGTTTATGGATAGAATTCTTTATCTGGTTGCACCCAGGAAGTGTCAGGTGACACCGGCAGGCAGCAGTAATACAGGAAGGACGGGGCGGGGGAGGGGATGTCGCTCTCATTGGCTGTGGCGGGGATTCTCCTGATTCCTATTCTGACTTTTTTTGCTGCAACTTTCCTCAGAAGTTCAAAAGCCAAATATCCTCCCGGAATCGCCAATCCGGCAGAACTTCGGAGAATTTACACCGTCTCCACCGGACTCGTCATTCTGGTGAGTTCAGGTCTGACACCAAAAATCCGACACGTCCGGTGAtcgttattattattgttgtgatTGGAGATAACCGGAGTATAGGAGGAAATACCGGGGGGGGGAGATAGGAGGAAATACCGGGGGGGGGAGATAGGAGgaaataccggggggggggggataggaggaaataccggggggggggaggataggaggaaataccgggggggggggggtaggaggaaATACCGGGGGGGGGAGGATAGTAGgaaataccgggggggggggggggggaggaaataccgggggggggggataggaggattTGGGGGGTAGAAATTGGAAGTGACATTTTGTATAATTCTGAATGATTCTCTGGAGTGCAAATCCCGACATTTACATTGAATCTCAATCTGACCCGTTCTGTGAGATACATTCACTTCATATGACCCGGGCGACATTGTATCCCCATATTACCCCTGTACCCCTTATTACCCCTCTACCCCCTTATTACTCCTGTACCCCATATTACCCCTGTACCCCATATTACCCCTGTACCCCCCTATTACCCCTGTACCCCTTATTACCCCTCTACCCCCTTATTACTCCTGTACCCCATATTACCCCTGTACCCCCTTATTACCCCTGTACCCCATATTACCCCTGTACCCCATATTACCCCTGTACCCCTTATTACCCCTGTACCCCCTTATTACCTCTGTACCCCATATTACCCCTGTACCCCCCTATTACCCCTGTACCCCTTTTAGACCCGAACACATGTGAATGACacgggttctgtggctgattagggtggcaattaaactcacttggtgcctcacCTGTATTGAACCCGTGTAGTTCATATGTGTTTGGGGTTtatagggatgaggtggcaaccctagctgcaaTACTCACCTTCCGTCGGAGCCGCCCCCTGCAGTACCTCTTCTTGGCCACAAGATGTTCATCATCTCTCACATCAGAAGACGGGGGACGCCCCTGTGAAGTGGGGTGCCACTGGCCCGCAGATGGCAGAGCGCTGAGACCAGAGTCaggtattaaagcgggggttttctaccatgccatccagcatactagcgcgagctacagtacgccttttttttatttttttgcgccgtactcacagtttaatcccgtagttaagtttcagactccccgcggggaatgggcgttcctatgcagagggaacatgattgacggctagctatggcgcgtcacgcttcccgaaaatagccgaaataggacttggctcttcacggcgcctgcgcagtcagctcctagtctgtgcgcatgcgccgtatagcgccgtgaagagccaagtcctactccggctatttccgggaagcgtgacgcgccagagccggccgtcaatcatgttcccctctgcctaggaacgcccattccccgcgggagtctgatacgaaactacgggattaaactgtgagtacggcgcaaaataaataataaaggcgTACTGTAGGTGGCGCTACTATGCTAgatggtagaaagttgttttttagggtgaagtgCAATAGGAAAAGTGGGGCCCCGTCCTGGCTGTGATATATTGTAGGTGTGCGGATCACAAACATAGCCGGACAGAATTATAAATCACACAAGAGAGGGAGAAAATATAATCCCCTCCCCCATCTATACTACTGATGTGATTGGAGGAATCTCCACCGTATTCAGCTGCAGCACCCCCAGACACTGACTGCATGTGATTGGACGATACCGAGAGTAATGTATAGGATGACTGAATAATACATCTGATTGGACGCTGTCAGGGTTCAGCTGATCATTTCCCCTGATGTTTGTCCAGCtgggtgctgcttgcaggaattgGGAGACATAGAGTATTGAAGCCGCGGGATCATCATGACGGCCGGCAGGAATTGGGAGACATAGAGTATTGAAGCCGCGGGATCATCATGACGGCCGGCAGGAAGCTTTTCCTCATTACAGATTTTCCCAGAATTCTCTTCTCTGTGTCTGGAATAGGGGGAGACGTTGGAGAGACTCGGGATCGGCAGCCAGGTGGCGCTCCTCCGTTTTGTGGTCGGGCTGAGAAGACGGAGGCCGGCAGAGGATCCGGAGCTCGCGGTGAAGGACTCAGAGTTTGAAGGTGTTCCGGTGAGACTCTACCAGCCCAGAGCGCCCTCCGCCCGGGACAGGAAAGGCGTCCTCTTCTTCCATGGAGGGGGATTCGTATTGGGGAGTATCGGTGAGACACTAAAGGCCAACCCCAGCCAAACTCTTCCTGACTCGGGGGCCCAGACAACCTGACTCGGGGCCCCCATACAGACATCCTGACAAGGGGGCCCATACAGACCTCCTGACACGGgggcccatacagacaacctgacacggggcccagacaacctgacacggggcccagacaacctgacacggggcccagacaacctgacactgggcccccatacagacaacctgacactgGGCCCCCCACAGACATCCTGACTCGGGGCCCAGACAACCTGACTCGGGGCCCAGACAACCTGACTCGGGGCCCAGACAACCTGACTCGGGGCCCAGACAACCTGACTCGGGGCCCAGACAACCTGACTCGGGGCCCAGACAACCTGACTCGGGGCCCAGACAACCTGACTCGGGGCCCAGACAACCTGACTCGGGGCCCAGACAACCTGACTCGGGGcccagacaacctgacacggggcccagacaacctgacacggggcccagacaacctgacacgggacCCAGACAACCTGACAAGGGACCCAGACAACCTGACAAGGGACCCAGACAACCTGACACTGGGCCCCCAACAGACATCCTGACAAGGgggcccatacagacaacctgacacggggcccAGGCAACCTGACACGGGGCCCAGACAACCTGACTCGGGGCCCAGACAACCTGACTCGGGGCCCAGACAACCTGACTCGGGGGCCCAGACAACCTGACTCGGGGGCCCAGACAACCTGACTCGGGGGCCCAGACAACCTGACTCGGGGCCCAGACAACCTGACTCGGGCCCAGACAACCTGACTCGGGGCCCAGACAACCTGACTCGGGGCCCAGACAACCTGACTCGGGGcccagacaacctgacacggggcccagacaacctgacacggggcccAGACAACCTGACTCGAGGcccagacaacctgacacggggccccccatacagacaacctgacaaggggcccagacaacctgacacggggcccagacaacctgacacggggccccCCACAGACATCCTGACACTGGGCCCCCCACAG
This sequence is a window from Rana temporaria chromosome 10, aRanTem1.1, whole genome shotgun sequence. Protein-coding genes within it:
- the LOC120915793 gene encoding arylacetamide deacetylase-like 4 — its product is MSLSLAVAGILLIPILTFFAATFLRSSKAKYPPGIANPAELRRIYTVSTGLVILGETLERLGIGSQVALLRFVVGLRRRRPAEDPELAVKDSEFEGVPVRLYQPRAPSARDRKGVLFFHGGGFVLGSIGETLKANPSQTLPDSGAQTT